From Candidatus Aegiribacteria sp., one genomic window encodes:
- a CDS encoding DUF4062 domain-containing protein, with protein MFENLPASQRSPSDIYLGEIDKCAIYLGIYGLRYGRLSENGISATEQEFDYAIEKSRDPLIFVKNLTPKAHRANRMQALIRKARAHTYTTFRNTDHLCSEVQRSLLYWQQDQNRRTTS; from the coding sequence ATTTTTGAGAACCTTCCAGCCAGCCAGCGGAGTCCATCAGACATCTATCTGGGGGAAATCGACAAGTGTGCCATCTATCTGGGCATCTATGGACTTCGCTATGGAAGGCTTAGCGAAAACGGGATATCAGCCACGGAACAGGAGTTTGACTACGCCATCGAGAAAAGTCGTGACCCTCTGATCTTCGTCAAGAACCTGACTCCGAAAGCACACCGAGCGAATCGCATGCAAGCATTAATTAGGAAAGCCAGAGCCCATACCTACACCACATTCCGCAACACGGACCACCTCTGTAGCGAGGTCCAGAGAAGCTTGCTCTACTGGCAACAGGATCAGAACCGGAGGACCACATCATGA